ACGAAGAGAAATGATCAAGGCGCGGATCGCCAATGCGGAAGATGGCTCGGAGCGCCGCCGCGACGAACGCATTCCGGTCGATATCGAGGGGAAGGTGCGTGAGCTTGGCATGGAGGGCTCGGAGGCGCGGGTCCTCAACCTGTCGGAAAGCGGCTTCATGGCCGAAACGACCGCCGCCTTCGATGTTGGCGCAAGGGTCTGGCTGATCATTCCAGGGCGCGAACGCGCGAGCGCCGTGGTTCGCTGGACGGCCGGCCACCGGCTTGGCGCAGAATTCGCCGAGCCTGTTTCGCTGGATGGCGTCAAAGATTGATTTTCTGCTCGGCGTTCCGCCAGCAGACGTGACAATTCCGCAACATTAAGCCGGTCCCGAAACGGAACTCGTGAAACTTCGCGGGTTCTAAACCGTTCAAATCGCCCGAAAGGGTTGAAACATGACTGGCATTCCCACGCTCAGCGACCTCAAGATGAAGCACGATCCGATGGGTCGGGGTTATCACGCGGTCTATCGCGAACAGGAAGTGAATCACTGTCCCGGTTGCGGACGTACGCATTGGATCATCGGCCGCATGTCGGCGGAATGTGCCTTTTGCTCGACGGCGCTGCCATTGGCAGAGGCGAGCATGCATTCGCATAGCGGGCCGGCGATCATTCATCACCGGAACCGGATGTCGACGCCCGCCTGGGCCGCCTGACGTCTTACCGGCCCCGCCTGACCGGGACCGGTGCATTGCAAAGATCCACCCCACCGGCGGGACGAATATAAAAATCGTCCCGCCGGTTCTTTTTGACGTGAAGCCATGCTGCGAAGCTTTGGCTCTTCTCGTCGAGATATTCGAAGCGGGGCCTTTCGGCATCGGGCAGCATCGACGCGAGGCGAACGCTCGCGATCGGCACGTCCGAGGTGCGCTCTTTGTAGAATCCCAGCGCTTCGGTGCCGCGCGGGAGACTCGAAAGATGTTCGATCCCGCTGACCACCCGACCGACGACGGCGATCACCCGGTCCAGTGAGCGCGGCGCATGACCGATCGCGGCATAAAGCTCGCCGCCCATTCCCGTATCTGGGGAAAGTCCACGTCCGACGCCGACGCTGGCGTAGCAATGCACGAGGTTCGCGGTTCCGGCCTTGGTATCGTAGGCGACCGGCCAACCGCCGACATAACCGGCAGCCGGCGCGTAGGAATCGGGCGAACCGAGCGGCGTGATGTCGAGTCCCGCCAAAGGCCGCTCATACTCCGCCGGAGGCTGGGCAACGACCCCCGCCGGAAGCGGTTTTTCGCTTTCATTGTTGCCCCATTGCGCGACGTAATTGTCCTGGACGCGGTAGATCGCCGCGCCCGT
The window above is part of the Sphingomonas sp. HDW15A genome. Proteins encoded here:
- a CDS encoding PilZ domain-containing protein — protein: MIKARIANAEDGSERRRDERIPVDIEGKVRELGMEGSEARVLNLSESGFMAETTAAFDVGARVWLIIPGRERASAVVRWTAGHRLGAEFAEPVSLDGVKD
- a CDS encoding peptidylprolyl isomerase, translating into MRRVALLPAMLIAVGNASPALNSSPSVAVPAGATPTSIVQAAKPAEWKAISADDLMIIDLKSGKRIVVQLAPLFAPVHVANIRALAKNGYWTGAAIYRVQDNYVAQWGNNESEKPLPAGVVAQPPAEYERPLAGLDITPLGSPDSYAPAAGYVGGWPVAYDTKAGTANLVHCYASVGVGRGLSPDTGMGGELYAAIGHAPRSLDRVIAVVGRVVSGIEHLSSLPRGTEALGFYKERTSDVPIASVRLASMLPDAERPRFEYLDEKSQSFAAWLHVKKNRRDDFYIRPAGGVDLCNAPVPVRRGR